The Vicia villosa cultivar HV-30 ecotype Madison, WI linkage group LG1, Vvil1.0, whole genome shotgun sequence genome includes a region encoding these proteins:
- the LOC131659023 gene encoding auxin-induced protein 15A-like yields MVHSFVGKIQKGISHFVHKRNGLSKELVAEEVREGYFAVVAVKDGELKRFIIGLEYLSDPEFLELLDQAQEEYGFIQKGAIFIPCRPQQFQTILDSQRDEH; encoded by the coding sequence ATGGTTCATTCTTTTGTTGGAAAGATCCAAAAGGGTATTTCACACTTTGTACACAAAAGGAACGGTTTGAGTAAAGAGTTGGTGGCAGAAGAAGTTAGGGAAGGATATTTTGCTGTTGTTGCAGTGAAGGATGGAGAACTAAAAAGGTTTATCATTGGATTGGAGTACTTGAGTGATCCTGAATTTTTGGAACTACTCGATCAAGCTCAAGAAGAGTATGGTTTCATACAGAAAGGAGCTATTTTTATCCCTTGTCGGCCTcaacaatttcaaaccattttagaTAGTCAGAGAGATGAGCATTAG
- the LOC131659015 gene encoding auxin-responsive protein SAUR32-like translates to MVHSFVGKIQKGISHFVHKRHGLNEELVVAEEVREGYFTVIAVKDGEIKRFIIGLEYLSDPEFLGLLDQAREEYGFIQKGAIFVPCRPQQLQTILDGQR, encoded by the coding sequence ATGGTTCATTCTTTTGTTGGGAAGATCCAAAAGGGTATTTCACACTTTGTACACAAAAGGCACGGATTGAATGAAGAGTTGGTGGTGGCAGAAGAAGTTAGGGAAGGATATTTTACTGTTATTGCAGTGAAGGATGGAGAAATAAAAAGGTTTATCATTGGATTGGAGTACTTGAGTGATCCTGAATTTTTGGGACTACTCGATCAAGCTCGTGAGGAGTATGGTTTCATACAGAAAGGAGCTATTTTTGTCCCTTGTCGGCCTCAACAATTACAGACCATTTTAGATGGCCAGAGATGA